In Helianthus annuus cultivar XRQ/B chromosome 3, HanXRQr2.0-SUNRISE, whole genome shotgun sequence, a single window of DNA contains:
- the LOC110931985 gene encoding F-box protein At3g07870 — protein MEDDVIPENLILEVLSRLPVKTIIRCKFVCKKWRDLVSDSYFVHLHLSRSPPCLMFHQYDFPSSILELAEVEYEVDYHRLTLHHVKTLNLHLSADPGPREWISLVGSVNGLICLRSVRDSTYVFNPVVEEYMILPLLQGCAGSLGCWASTLGGCGRISGCCARTLSYAFGVSKAGEYKVIRLCCGWAEPQFTVKIEVCTLGTDEWRSLRPTHIVNFKKELELESGVFVNSHVYWIIGGQIYNFDLDTETFELTSSPPGALGDDQESMQMLGVLKGSLSLFSWTSSGFNVWVMKESWYKAITVIQENVNPVLQSLEWKPVLLIDGSEGTSVLIFLQKGTTLLAYCLNTNKILDLDLQGNFWTVMSSYHPSLVRLQNFEVRAKVGGQQVSFHI, from the coding sequence ATGGAAGACGACGTAATACCTGAAAATCTCATCCTCGAAGTTTTATCAAGACTTCCTGTGAAAACAATCATCCGCTGCAAGTTCGTCTGCAAAAAGTGGCGTGATCTTGTTTCCGATTCCTACTTTGTTCATCTTCATCTCTCAAGATCACCTCCGTGCCTAATGTTTCACCAATACGATTTTCCAAGCTCGATATTAGAGTTGGCAGAAGTGGAATACGAAGTTGATTACCACCGTTTAACCCTCCATCATGTCAAGACCCTTAATCTTCATCTTAGTGCAGATCCCGGCCCTCGTGAATGGATAAGTCTAGTGGGCTCGGTCAATGGTTTGATCTGCTTGCGTTCTGTTCGTGATTCGACTTACGTATTCAATCCTGTGGTCGAAGAATATATGATACTCCCTCTACTACAAGGTTGTGCGGGGTCATTAGGTTGTTGGGCGAGCACATTAGGTGGTTGTGGGAGGATATCAGGTTGTTGTGCGAGGACATTAAGTTATGCTTTTGGAGTTTCAAAGGCAGGGGAATACAAAGTGATAAGGCTCTGTTGTGGTTGGGCAGAACCCCAATTCACGGTTAAAATCGAGGTTTGCACGCTTGGCACGGACGAATGGAGAAGTTTGAGACCAACCCACATTGTTAACTTTAAAAAGGAACTGGAGTTGGAGTCTGGTGTATTTGTGAATAGTCATGTGTATTGGATTATTGGTGGACAAATTTACAATTTCGATTTGGACACCGAGACATTTGAGTTAACTTCGTCCCCTCCGGGTGCACTGGGAGATGATCAAGAATCAATGCAAATGCTGGGAGTCCTGAAAGGCAGCTTAAGTCTGTTTTCTTGGACTTCATCAGGGTTTAACGTTTGGGTGATGAAGGAATCTTGGTATAAAGCTATAACAGTGATCCAGGAAAATGTAAACCCGGTTCTTCAATCGCTAGAGTGGAAACCCGTGCTTCTCATTGATGGTTCAGAAGGTACTAGTGTTTTGATCTTCTTGCAAAAGGGAACAACTCTGTTGGCGTATTGTCTCAACACGAATAAGATTCTGGATCTGGATTTGCAAGGGAACTTCTGGACGGTAATGAGTTCTTATCATCCTAGTCTTGTTAGGCTCCAAAACTTTGAAGTTCGAGCAAAGGTAGGAGGGCAACAAGTATCATTTCATATTTAA